The genomic stretch ACAACGGGATCGTCGGCGTCAAGCTGCACCCGCTGTTCCAGGCGCTCTCGCTGTCGGACCCACGGGTCCGCGACATCGCCGCGGCCCTGGCCGAAGAGGGCATGCCGGTGATCAGCCATGTCGGCTCGGGCGGTGACGAGGAGGCCAACGAGCGCGGCAACCCCGCGGCCCTGCGTGCGCTGGCCGACGACATCCCCGACCTGAAGCTCATCGCCTGCCACTACGGCGGCTACCACCGCCTGGACGACGCCGAGGAGCACGTCGTCGGCTCGAGCGTGACGCTCGAGACGTCGTGGCCCCCCACCCTGGCCGACCTCGAGAAGGAGCGGCTGGTCGCGATCATCCGCCGGCACGGTGCCGACCGGGTCGTCTTCGGCTCCGACTGGCCCATGGCCGACCCGGCCGCGGAGATCGCCGCCATCCGCGACCTCGGACTCACCAAGGAGGAAGAGGACGGCATCCTCGGCGACAACCTCGCTCGGCTCATCGGCATCTCGTGACCAGCGACAGGATCGTCAAGCTCGGCGCCGGGATGGCGTTCTGGGGTGACCGGGTGCAGCCGGCGGCGGAGATGATCGAGCGGGCGGACATCGATTACCTGTGTTGTGACCATCTGGCCGAGTTGACGATGTCGATCCTGGCCAAGCAGCGGGCCAAGAACCCGGAGGCCGGCTACACCCGTGACCTCATCGACCTGCTGCGCGGCGCGTTGCCGGTCGCCGTCCGCAAGGGCGTGAAGATCATCAGCAACGCGGGTGGGGCGAACCCGCGGGCGGCCGGGGAGCGGGTCCTGGAGCTGTGCAAGGAGCTGGGGCTCTCCGGCGTCCGGGTCGCGGTGGTGACCGGCGATGACATCGAGGCCGACATCGACCGGCTGATGGACGACGGCGTCAGCTTCACGAATCTGGACACCGGCGCGGAGCTGGTGACGGTGCGGGAGCGGCTGACCCATGCCGCGGTGTACACCGGCAGTGAGGGGATCGTGGAGGCGCTGGGGCTGGGCGCGGATGTGGTGATCTGCGGCCGGGTGACCGACATCGCGCTGTACCTGGGGCCGTTGATCCACGAGTTCGGCTGGGCTTCCGATGACTGGCCG from Blastococcus sp. PRF04-17 encodes the following:
- a CDS encoding amidohydrolase family protein, which encodes MIIDAHMHVWPDHIADAMQSQRPSGMPLRFDGKLSGLLRTMDEVGIDKGLALGVGIKASVVARTNEFIGTVPRDRLVPMGTVHPELSVEENMKHLKDNGIVGVKLHPLFQALSLSDPRVRDIAAALAEEGMPVISHVGSGGDEEANERGNPAALRALADDIPDLKLIACHYGGYHRLDDAEEHVVGSSVTLETSWPPTLADLEKERLVAIIRRHGADRVVFGSDWPMADPAAEIAAIRDLGLTKEEEDGILGDNLARLIGIS